The Ranitomeya variabilis isolate aRanVar5 chromosome 7, aRanVar5.hap1, whole genome shotgun sequence DNA window gtgcaggaaatgggctacaggtgccgcattccccaggtaaagccacttttgaaccataaacagcggcagaagctgtacttttttctgatgaaagcaaattttgcatgtcattcggaaatcaaggtgccagagtctggaggaagactggggagaaggaaatgccaaaatgcctgaagtccagtgtcaagtacccacagtcagtgatggtgtggggtgccatgtcagctgctggtgttggtccactgtgtttcatcaagggcagggtcaatgcagctagctatcaggagattttggagcacttcatgcttccctcggctgaaatgctttatggagatgaagatttcatttttcagcacgacctggcacctgctcacagtgccaaaaccactggtaaatggtttactgaccatggtattactgtgctcaattggcctgccaactctcctgacctgaaccccatagagaatctgtgggatattgtgaagagaaagttgagagacgcaagacccaacactctggatgagcttaaggccgctattgaagcatcctgggcctccataacatctcagcagtgccacaggctgattgcctccatgccacgccgcattgaagcagtcatttctgccaaaggattcccgaccaagtattgagtgcataactgaacattattatttgatgttttttttgtttggtattaaaaaacacttttatttgattggtcgggtgaaatatgctaatttattgagacaggtttttggggttatcaggagttgtatgccaaaatcatcagtattaaaacaataaaagacctgacaaatttcagttggtggataatgaatctatactatatgaaagtttaattgtaatcattacattatggtaaataatgaaatttaacactatatactaattttttgagaaggacctgtagtgtaaCACATAATTTCTGGCTGTTCGGCTTCTAATTTCTGCTGTCGAGTAGTGTTATATACGATATTAAGTCATGGTCACTTTTACATCAGTAATTACAAGGCAAAACTAAACAGTGGTTCCAATACACAGAATAGGTGTGGCTCTTTGAACTATAGTTTAACTCCTAGAAGCTTTGTTGATTTTAGTAATGTACTGCTTTTTGGAGGCAAGTATGGGGGCAATTATTCTATCTTGGTTGCACCTCTGATTTGATACCCTGTTCCAACTGTTCTCTGACTAAGAGCCATTGGTTGTCCCCATTTTTCTGGTTTTAAACCAGCTTCCTGACACTTCTAGTCTCAACTTGGCCCACTGGCCAACAGTGGAAACAGCCCAAGAGCTGGCAGAAAAGGCCAGATCCCGGTGAAAGGGGGAAAACCAGGGCGCCTTTGGGATCTGCTATGTGGAGTGAATGGTTAGTAGTAGCTTTTTTTGACTTGATAATTTTCGAACACTACCTGTATATCCCCTTTTATTGAATTGACGGAAACAGTTGTTTTTGTCACACCCAAAAAATGTAATCGAACGGTAGTTGAGTCATTTCAATACCAGCCACTCTGACACTTCCAGTTCTTGACTTTTCAACAGTCATTTAATATTCTCACAAGACATATTATAAAGATAACTCCTGGATTACAAAGCTGGAGATACATGACACAGGATTCACACAAGTTATGGGCACAGTTTTTCTGCTCTCCCTGCTCAATGACCTCAATGATCCCAACTCATCAGTAGCGTCATCTCCCATCCATAAGTTCTTATTGGTCAGGAGGCCATTGTAAAACACATCTCTATATGTTGTTAAAGGGGCTATACCATCTGAAACAATTATGGCACATCAATAAGATGTCCGATAAGTGTGAGATCCACCACTGATAACGCACCACAatactgacacattccctttaaaggggttatcaagGACTTTTGTATCTTTTTTCTCTGGGGCTAAGAACTTAccagcaggtagttgctaactacctgcctgttcttccCTGAGACAATCTCTCAGGCAGCGATTTCCTGgcatcatgtcaacagagcagtttTTCTCTTCTGGTCTGCTCTGTCGACAGTGCGTCGCAGCCAACATCATGCTCATTGACAGCTGGCTTTTCGCATTGCAGTTAGCATGACACTGGCAGTGATGCCCCATTGACAGAGCAGAGCAGACGAGAAGGAACTGCTCTGTCAGCATGACAGAAAGCAGAAGAATGGCCGGCAAGAGCGGTCTGTGACTGATCTTAGACGGAAGAGATCGTCGCAGAGCAGAACAAGAAAGTCGTTAACAAATACCTACTggtaagttcttagccccataggAAAAAAACAAAAGTCCCACATAAACGCTAGTAGGTTAATCATTTGAAGACAAATCTTGATGTGATACTTGGCTAAGTTGGCCACATCCAAATACAAATGTTTCATTAATATATAAAATTATCTGTGTTTGCTAATGAGGTTCTGAACCATAATTCAAAAAATGATTTTGTTCTACGTAGGCCATACCTGAATGATGTGATGCCTTCAAGACGCACCAGTTCTTCTAAACCTGGTTGATCAATGCTCGTCTTCCTCAGATCCAAGGAAACCTTTGCTTTTGAAATTTGTAAAACTTCCTTCACTACAAAAACATCTGGTGGAGTAAGCCTAGTGTTCACAAACGAGAGTTCCTCATTCAGTTCTCCTGCTAATCTACGCATAAGGCGCAAGTTATTTGCTCCATATACACAATGAAAAACTTCAAGCAGTTTTTGTGGGCAGTGCTCCGGAAGCGGCAATGTTCGAAAATAATCATttactttcttttgtttttttatatgctTGGTGTGCATAGAACTAGGACTTCCCTTGTTGTAATACAACAGGCCAATTAGAAACCTCCGTACCATATCTGGACAACTTTCTTGGTTCCGTCTTCTTTTGAGATCAAAAGAAATATATCTGACCAAGTTCCTGTCAGTTATACTATCAAGTGTATGAAGGGCTGATGAAAAGTTCTGGATCAGTGCATTGATAGACGTATACTCCATAGTATTTCCAGTACCAATCAGTAGTTTTTCAGTTTGTGGTTCCAGTTGAATTTTTTTGTCGGATCCAAAATCAAGACACAATGAGTCAACTGTACAGTGTTTTGTGGATGTCTTTTCACAAGAACCAGGAGAATGCAAGTTCTTCTGAAACAAGTCATAGTAAAGGGCTGCTAATGTCAAAGGTAGTTCTTTGTTTCGAGTCTTTAAGTTCTCTTCAGCAAATAAGCACATTAATTTACACATAAAAGGAATATAACAATAGCTGAACACGTACTCGTAATCTTTAATCCATTCTAGGGCATTACTGAAATCTGGCTGTTCTTTAAAATATTCTTTGATGTACCATTCCACCTGACTTGGAGAAAATCCCATCATCTCAATGATTTTGTCAACTTTTCCCAAGTACTGATTGAGTTTTTCTCTGACCCTTGCAGTTATAAGCAGGGTGCACCCACGTAGTAGCTTTTTCTGGAAAAGACCAGTAAATAAGTCCTTCACTTTGATTTTATTTGGTGTCATGGAAAAGGAACCATGAAGAAGACCTTCCGGATCCTGGAATTCATCGAAACCATCAAAGATGAGAAGAACCTTCTCTGGATTTGACAGAATGTACTGGTAGACATCATTGTTCTTCTGTTGAGCACAACAAGACGCCTTGAAAAGGAAATCTCTAAAGCTGTACTGCTTACATACATCCAGATTTCTACACTCAAAATAAAACACAAAGCTGAACTGATCAAACTTCCCGGCTGACCATTCGTGGCAGATCTTCTTGACAAGTACAGTTTTACCCATTCCTGATTGTCCAAGAAGTGCAGTAATTTTAGTCTCCATTTCCTTTCCATGTTTGTCCTCAAACAGATTCAAGAGTTTGAGGGTCTCACTTTCCTTTTCAGCCAAATCATAATTTACTAGTTCTTTCTCTGCTGTTTTGCCAGTACCCTTTCCAGTTTTGGGATTGATCCTACTATTTACGAGCACTACTTCATTGTACAGGAAATCCATTTCGGATGCAAATGTTTTATGGTATAGTTGTTTCTGGGCTTCTGTAAACTCTTTTACAACGAGTTCTGTGTAAAAGATAAAAATAGTGAGTTCTAGTGAATACATGAAATATCTATAAGATACTTAGATATAAAAGAGAGAAGTATCAGTCTTTCCTTTATTTTTACTTCTCTTTACAAAAAATACATCCAGAGGTACAATAACAAGCACGATATGGACTTTCCTTACATAAATGTAAGATGAAATCAGTCTAGAAATGATGGCAGATCTTCATACATCAAATGTGACAACCATAAGGAAGAAATTTGAGAAGATGCCTCTAATAAGTCATCATACTTCCGTTTTGTTGCTCAGATGGCAACTACAACTATAAAATGTATGTCCTCAATCAATATTACTCACACCTTCCAGTATAGGTTTGCAAAAACTACCGTTCCCTACTATTAATGTGGCAGATGTATTAGTGACCTCGAATACCAAAGAAACCTCAACATATCAAAGAGTACATGAAACAGCTTAGAACTTTCCAAAGGACCATGATGGCAAACTCAAGTCTTCAGCCTGCTTATCACTTACTGTTTGCTGCAACCTGACTTTTCACTGTTGGTTCTTATACTGCTCATTGGGTAAAATGCCAGTACAAAACATTCACATTCCGGCACACATGCAGTCACTGAGAAATCACCTGATTAAAATATTTGGCCATGTTACAAAAGTGGAGAATAATGTAGGTCATCTTACTATGCTTTTCACTGTCCTGGTGTACAGGTTGAACTTCTGTCTGCTTCAACTTAGCCAGAGTCGACAAGGGTTAATGATATAATGAACAAAGCATTAATTCTGAAAGAAGCAGGTGTTCATATGATGCAggtcacgttcacactatcagtatttggtcagtattttacatcagtatttgtagccaaaaccaggagtggaacaatcagaggaaaagtataatagaaacatatgcaccacttctgcatttatcacccactcctggttttggctacaaatactgatgtagataccgactgaatgtgtgagtgtggtcgAAATCATATGAAAACCTGATTCTTTCAGAACCTAAAGTCTGGTCATGAAATCTATCAACATTGATTTTCCTATATAGCCAATCCACTAACTCAATATTTTGAGCTAAAGACGTATTCTGGTAAAAGTAAATTATCAACTATCTGCTGGATCGTTGCTAACTTCTAGACCGGAGGGGGTGCAACCACCGGGACCCACTCCAAATACTGAAAAGGGATCCCGTATCCTCCTTTTCCACACTTCCACTTCAATCAAATTTTATGGTACTGAAGAAGATGTATCATGTACTCTCCCATGGAGATTGAATGGAGTTTCAGGGCACATGTATGGCTGATGTTCCATAAAAATGGGGTCACCGGCCTTTTGTTCTGCAATCATTGGGGGTTTCGAAAATGAACCATTAAAGCACTTATCAACTATCCAGAGCTTGGTTGATAATTTGTAATTACTGGAATACTTTATaacagaatataaaaaaaatgaaatctcaGTTCTGACTTGGTATTTCACAGAGGAATCTCCCGAATGTCTTCGTTACACAGAGTTCCTGATGTCACACATTGGAGATTTTGGTCAGGTCTATGTAAGTATGCCAAGTTATAGTAAGAATTAATACACTTAGGACAAAGAAACCTAAGAAACCAAAAGTTACCTATTGAGGGACAGTGGCCCAAAGAAGCCTCTTCTGGCGAGTTGGGCAAATCTGCTGCACTGGGCACAAAAGGACTGCAGGATCCGTTCCTATCGGGAGATGGCGGGATGCTCGTATTTGTAGAAGGTGCGTGGGGTTCTAGATCAAACAATAGACAGCGCATTCAGTTAAGGCCCCCATACACGAGATGAACGTTGGCCAATCTTGTTGAAATAAAGCCTAATTTTTGTACAACAAAAACCCATGTATTTTTCCAATATAAATTCTGTGTCCTTCCACATGGTTTTCAAGATGTCTGATTGATGGGATTTAAGCGGAACTTTCCACGTAACGGACCCAAAGGTAGAGGACTGATAGAGCTGCATCTTATGCCGAACCATGCACCATGTGCATCCTCACGGGAGATCAGCAATAACAGTGCTTATCGCATGACTACTCAGAAGTACTGACAATTGTAAAGAACTGACGCACAAAGAACACTTAAAGATAACCTGCCACTTGCCATAAATTTGTAACTGTTATACCTGATCTACAGGCCGCTGTTCTCCGATATTTGCCattatttttctttccttcctgtgtctctccattcctgagatatggccctctcttTCCTGTttgtaaatctagtctttttagccaacTGGGCGTGGTCCTCAAGAAGACTTTCAAAAACCAGAGCTGAGAACTATGGCCACTTGGATCAAAAGGCTAGAATTACCTATAGGAAATAGAGGGTCAGGAACAGAGAGGtgcagggaaaaaaataaaaagaacgcAAGAACCGAGAAAAGAGCAGCATTTACattgcgttaaaaaaaaaaaaacctatttatAGCTAATAACATTTCCTCTTTAATAAGTTATATCATTTTTCATTGTACAAAGAATATTTATTTGCTGTAACTGTAATTCATCCTTCAGATCTGTGTCTTTAGAGATATTTtagacagttttttttttcttaatatttaaaAAGAATTTCTGTTTTCAGAAAACTCCTGCGCCCGGgtgcagtttgttttttaaaaagtactttactcaccctccccaggtccagcactgagtctccacGGTTCCTCCCAGTATTTGTCTTTGTCTGCACTGCTGATGTAATGTTGCAGCCAGTGAGCTCAGTGGTTCTGGATCTGAGCGGCTCATGCCGTCTACCTTAGCAGACCTACTGAGCTTAGATACTGAGGAAACTCAGCACTGGACCCAAGGAGGGAGaataaagtacttttttttttttttaaataaactgcagCTGGGAGACAGAAGTTTTGTGAAACCAGAAAACCcttttaacaacaatttttttgtttttatcccTTTTGTATTTTGTGGCCTGTTGTACCACGGCCTGGCAGCAAAAAGTAGGTGTGCACGAATATTAAGTTCCAGTCATCAGCTAACCAAGATCCTCTCGGCATCCTGAATCTGGTCAGAATGCTGCGGAATACCCAAGATTAATTTCACCAGCCTTAAACCTGCACTGGTGATGTAGGAAATATCTGTACAGAAGGAACAAAAAAAATTCTACTTTTTGAAGATATCATTGCTCATTTGTAGCAATTAATATTTCAAGGAGACcacatttttgctatgtaatctgagagcagcatgatgtagggaaagaaaccctgattccagcaatgtgtaacTTACTGAGCCACTTGATTTAGTTTTTTACAATTAGTTTcccctgctgcagatctagcagttctcggaatgctgagctctgtataaccccgcccgcaccactgattggctgttttCTGTGTACATATCTGCCAATATGTCGAGAGGGCGAAGTTACACTTTGCCTGAGGATTACATggcatgagacaactagtcctgtagtgatgatGTCCTGCTGATAAAGCAGATTTTAATGAAACATTACacaacctagtaagtgacacatcaatggaaTAAAGGTCTTGGCCCCTACATCATGGTACTCTCAGATTACATGACAaaatctgctgacaaattccctttaaagaatgGACTCTTACCAAGTATAGGAGTGGGGTGTGTAGTTGGTACACATGACGGCACAGACACAGGAGCAGGTGCTAGGAAGAAAACAACATGACAGATTTCAGACATCTGCTCGTGTCCAATGGCGCCTGACACTAAGTTACATAATGGTCATTTGACAATTCCTGAACCCAAGTGATCTTAGGAAAGATTCTCCGGCCTGGCGGTTCTGTACCCGAATGCATAAAGGAAAGGAATATGTTTGCCGTGAAGGCAGAAAGGCTGGAAGCAACAAGTAGACGTACACATAAAATTAATTACCTGGGAAAAGGACTATGCTTGCGATAAACTGAAAACTGTGTGGTGAAACCACAGGGAAAAGCTGAGGATGGCATGTGTTTCCTGAGGAAGAGAAAGAGGAAATGGCTTCATCTGATTATAAATAACGGGTACGGGGACCACATGGAGAACACTCACCTGCCCCATCACGAAGGCATGCATAGAAGTACGGGACATTGGCGGAGTGTAAAGGATCCGGCGTCCCATTCCCAGTACACATTTCATTTATTGCAGGAGTGTCTGAATGAGAAATACACTATACATCAATATATTAAAGAGGAACCGCCATTTTCATTATTATTCTATAAATCAATAGAACATGTGAAAATAAGCAACGGTGTAATCtatattatcagagaaatctgcttctttctcctcctggactgatcactcattctcaattcatgggtaatatCTGTATTTAGtggagacagattttcccatttcaGGGATAGGATATGACATTTGCTTCTCCTCCACTATGAAGGAGCTAGGGGCAGACAAAGAaactctgctgcaagttctccaaaATGTCTGATGAACCATCCATATGGAGAAACCAGATGAGTCTGATGCGCTCCATGGCTGGATTCTCTCTGAATCACTTTAGATGACTGACAAGTCTCACACTATGTTCACACATGGGAGAGATCTATCAGGTCAGTCAATCAGAGCGGTGCGGAGAGAATCCAACCGGGGACTGCATCGGACTCATATtgtcactccctatagtcctcagaTGGATCATTATCATTAAGCTATAGAGTGTTTCAATTGTGCAGCCAGGATCTAATCCATGCCGCCCCTGGTTTGGGTAGCATgtatctagtgacaggttcccacTGAAACCATAGTTAGATCTGGTTTCTAATGGAAGTGGACCCAGAACATTTTGCATCCAGGTCCAGGAGCTGGAGAGGAGGACCATGCTGGAGACATCGAGGTTTAGAAGTCAAGTTGAGGTTCATCCAAAGCCTATCATTATTTTCCACTCCAGTTCTGAAAGACTAAGAAATTCTCAACTTGTGGACTGTATAaaaaccaatatatatatataatacacacaggTTTTTAATCAAACTAGAAATCTTGTGAACCGTgaggcctcttaatgaatttggcacaaccTTCAACTACTACGGGCCACCACAAAAAATCTACTCAGGTCATGGACTGGAGCACCTTTCTGACATAATTTATACTACTTCTTTGGTGTACATTACTATGAGCTGGCCAGACACACTTGGTCACCACCACTTTCCACCTCTCCCAGCGAAGCTCAGCATTCTTTATAAGAAATTGGCTGAGCTGGCCAGAatttgaaaacaaaaaaacaaaatttatcctcaaaaatgttgcaacttttcaaaCAGTTTTAAATCAGAATCCTGGCGAAAACTGATGAATTTGGCCCAAAGACTATACATGAAGATACATCTTCAGATTTCCTTTCCTGAAATTTTGTGTAAATGAAACCCCCATTACCCTGAGACCGAGAATAATCTCTACACAGATGTCCCCAGACCTCCCGTCAGTGTGAATGTTGCCATGTGTCTTTTCTCATGCATCCAACATTTACCTGCACGTTTCTTCTTTCTCCCTTGTTTTGTCTTTTGAGAACGAGAACTTTTTCTTAAAGGACCTGGAGTAAAAATACAATTCTGTATAAGTTATCGGTGGCGCGTTGACTAGCACTGCCGTTTGCATAGTTGGATGTCCCCGTTAGTTAAAGTTCCCGATGAGGCATTTTGACTGTCGTAGTTCCTTATTTTGACCAATGACAAAATGAGATTTCTAATTTTTTAATTCTTAAAATCAGATGATCTCAAATACTGTTTTCCAAACAAGGAGGAAGCTAAAAAAAACATCACATTGTAAATAATGTTTGACCAAATTTTTTACAGATTTGAGACATGCCCCATTAGCGATGTTAACAGAGCTTTACCGTAGTAACAGGTAGTAACGTAAAACTACTAAACATCTGAAATATCTATTAAAACTGGAGAATCTCAGCTTCAAATATAGATGGTGCAGTAGAAGGGTAATAGATCCAGAGGTAAAAAGTGACAAACCCTACAGGCTGCACCTTGTACCCTCCACATACATTTCCACATTCTTTATCCCACAATGATGGGTACAGTTCCTAGCCAGGTACAAGACTTAATACAGCTTTAATACAAATTCAAGAAAATCAGAAAACTCAACAGCACTAAAGAGACTTCTCTTCTGCTTACTACTTCGTATACATAATATTTAATTAGGAACATACTTCCACTGCTCTAGAATAATGCACCTCGCCCTAAAGGAACATCTATCCCAGTTGTCTCTAAACTATGGTTCCCCAGTTGTTGCAAAAGCAGCAACTCTTAGCGTTCCCTGACTTCTCACTAGCTGATGGGACAAAttgggagttgtacttttgaaccatcAGTAGAGCCACAGTTAGGAGGCCACAGATCTAGCAATTAGTTTGCAAATTTTTAACACTTTTCCATACTCACAATTTTTTCTTATGCGTTTCCTTGGTGGCTCTTCTTCGTTGTCCTCCGGTTCGCTTAGTCCAACTGCAAATAATGATAATTTAATATTAATttaatttatatagcgctaaccgattacgcagcactttacaattaagataAACACAATCATTACACGTAgaagagacaataaattatttgcttGGTATGAATAAATTAATTTGAAAAAAATTAGTGCAGTGTGCAAAATAAgaaatcttgtttgcaatcaatggtCCACATTTGTGGGAGAATTCTGTAGTTTGGTGTCCCATAgaaaatgactgcctgaagtctggaagccatggatgtcaccaaacgctgggttcctcctttgtgatgctttgccggcCTTTACTGCAGCTAATTTCAGTTGTTCCTTTTTTGTGGGTCTTCAGCCTTAAGGTTTgtgttaagcatgtgaaatgcatgctcgaTAGGGTGACTCggtcattgcagaatattccacatcTTTACCTTAAAAAACTCCATTATTTCTTTTGCAGTATGTTTTGAGTCATCTGTCCTGTGAAGCACCGACCAATCaatcttgctgcatttggttgaatctgagcagaaagtatcacCATGTACACTACAGAATTCATCTGGCTTCTTCAGTCTTCAGTCATattatcaataaacactagtgacccagcgcCATTGGAAGCCGTGCATGCCcacgccatcacactgcctccaccattttTTACAGAGGGTATGATGTGCattggatcatgagctgttccaAGAATACTCCATGTTCTCGTTGTCCCTTCTAGTTCAAGTTGATTAGTTTCATCTGTCGAAAGAATACTTTTCGTGCCCTGGGCTGGCTTCTTCAGATGTATTTTAGCAAagctaatctggcctttctatttttcaGGCTGAATAATGGTTtacaccttgtggtgaaccctctctATTTCCGCTCATGAAGTCTCATTATAGTGGACTTAGAACCTGAAACACCTACTCTCTATAGAGTGTTCTTTACTAGGCTGGATGTTGGGAAGGGTTTTTTCTTCATCATGGAAagaattctgtgatcatccaccactattGTCTTCTGTGGATATCCAGGCTTTTTTAGGTTCCCAAGTTCATTAGCGCGCTCTTTTTTTCAGAATGtatcaaactgttgatttggccactgcTAACATTTCTGCTCTCTGTTTTCCTTCTTTTCTTCCATTGAGTGTTTCTTCGCCCGCTTGTTATGGGTTCACGGCAACGGCTTCCAAATGCAAataccacacctggaatcagcaCCAGACCTTTAACCTGCTTAATTAATGATGGAAGAACAAGGAAAAAGCC harbors:
- the CIITA gene encoding MHC class II transactivator, with amino-acid sequence MEVDELSILHSTDSCLKLLFSETDPIWPLQDSNMEDFEDIPSDFPDCKDLLTDDFVSEFPTLDISFIEELVNFTIGDENNLLIGLSEPEDNEEEPPRKRIRKNCPLRKSSRSQKTKQGRKKKRADTPAINEMCTGNGTPDPLHSANVPYFYACLRDGAGNTCHPQLFPVVSPHSFQFIASIVLFPAPAPVSVPSCVPTTHPTPILEPHAPSTNTSIPPSPDRNGSCSPFVPSAADLPNSPEEASLGHCPSIELVVKEFTEAQKQLYHKTFASEMDFLYNEVVLVNSRINPKTGKGTGKTAEKELVNYDLAEKESETLKLLNLFEDKHGKEMETKITALLGQSGMGKTVLVKKICHEWSAGKFDQFSFVFYFECRNLDVCKQYSFRDFLFKASCCAQQKNNDVYQYILSNPEKVLLIFDGFDEFQDPEGLLHGSFSMTPNKIKVKDLFTGLFQKKLLRGCTLLITARVREKLNQYLGKVDKIIEMMGFSPSQVEWYIKEYFKEQPDFSNALEWIKDYEYVFSYCYIPFMCKLMCLFAEENLKTRNKELPLTLAALYYDLFQKNLHSPGSCEKTSTKHCTVDSLCLDFGSDKKIQLEPQTEKLLIGTGNTMEYTSINALIQNFSSALHTLDSITDRNLVRYISFDLKRRRNQESCPDMVRRFLIGLLYYNKGSPSSMHTKHIKKQKKVNDYFRTLPLPEHCPQKLLEVFHCVYGANNLRLMRRLAGELNEELSFVNTRLTPPDVFVVKEVLQISKAKVSLDLRKTSIDQPGLEELVRLEGITSFRASLSDTVNLWKMLLADGQSQLLMKCIREFTLEPFKVESLKDVTDLIALVDIQNDICNCSPDLSLDIKEIPAVKNLERVIFGLGKKHGQDGFLKLVEILPKLPALQHLDLNNLTENHIGDKGVEKLAETFPELRSLHTLDLSQNNITGVGAQKLAAALPSLQSLQTLSLYNNNVCDLGAEQLANILPDLTSLEALHLDCNRITYTGAEQLAASLQKCPKMRSLRMYSMIIPHGMLERLQQRDPRISCLCIG